The following are encoded together in the Variovorax sp. PBS-H4 genome:
- the rutF gene encoding NADH-dependent FMN reductase RutF: MPDPKADYRNAMARLGAAVNIITTDGPAGRAGFTASAVCSVTDDPPTLLVCLNRSASVYAAFKCNEVLCVNVLAPGHQSLSALFGGKTPMDERFAAARWREKTTGSPVLDDAAVSFDCRVVHATSAGTHDVLFCEAVSISIGGAAQGLIYFDRRYHEIAAPAL, from the coding sequence ATGCCGGACCCGAAGGCCGATTACCGCAATGCGATGGCGCGGCTGGGCGCTGCCGTCAACATCATCACCACCGACGGGCCTGCGGGCCGCGCGGGCTTCACGGCGTCGGCCGTGTGCAGTGTGACCGACGACCCGCCGACCCTGCTCGTGTGCCTCAACCGCTCGGCGTCGGTGTATGCGGCGTTCAAGTGCAACGAGGTGCTGTGCGTGAACGTGCTGGCGCCGGGGCACCAGTCGCTGTCCGCGCTGTTCGGCGGCAAGACGCCGATGGACGAGCGATTTGCCGCGGCGCGATGGAGAGAGAAGACCACGGGCTCGCCGGTGCTCGACGATGCGGCCGTGTCCTTCGATTGCCGCGTGGTGCATGCGACCAGCGCGGGTACGCACGACGTCCTGTTCTGCGAGGCGGTCTCGATCTCGATCGGCGGTGCGGCCCAGGGGCTGATCTACTTCGACCGCCGCTATCACGAGATTGCGGCGCCGGCGCTCTAA
- a CDS encoding malonic semialdehyde reductase yields the protein MTTSSSSTLDDTALALLFTAARSHNGWTDEPVTDAQLRHIYALTSLGPTSANCSPARFVFVCKPEGKQKLAPALSKGNLDKTMSAPVTVIAAWDRKFYDKLPTLFPHADARSWFTGSPEGARETAFRNASLQAGYLLLAARAVGLDAGPMSGFDKAKVETAFFQGTDWSVNFLINLGHGDASKVFGRLPRLPFDEACVLA from the coding sequence ATGACCACTTCTTCTTCTTCCACCCTCGACGACACGGCCCTCGCGCTGCTGTTCACCGCCGCCCGCAGCCACAACGGCTGGACCGACGAGCCCGTGACCGACGCGCAGCTGCGGCACATCTACGCGCTCACGAGCCTTGGCCCCACCTCGGCCAATTGCTCGCCCGCGCGCTTCGTGTTCGTGTGCAAGCCCGAGGGCAAGCAGAAGCTCGCGCCCGCGCTGTCGAAGGGCAACCTCGACAAGACGATGAGCGCGCCCGTCACCGTCATCGCCGCTTGGGACCGCAAGTTCTACGACAAGCTGCCCACGCTGTTCCCGCACGCGGACGCGCGCAGCTGGTTCACCGGCAGTCCCGAGGGCGCGCGCGAAACCGCCTTTCGCAACGCGAGCCTGCAGGCAGGCTATTTGCTGCTGGCCGCGCGTGCCGTGGGCCTCGATGCGGGACCGATGTCGGGCTTCGACAAGGCGAAGGTCGAGACCGCGTTCTTCCAAGGCACCGACTGGAGCGTCAACTTCCTCATCAACCTCGGCCACGGCGATGCATCGAAGGTGTTCGGGCGCCTGCCGCGCCTGCCCTTCGACGAAGCCTGCGTGCTGGCGTGA
- the rutC gene encoding pyrimidine utilization protein C, translating to MPKTAIIPPGTSVPLAPYVPGTLADGVLYVSGTLPLDKDNNVVHVGDAAAQAHHVLTTIKDVVEAAGGTMNDVTFNQIMIKDWADYAKINAVYAEYFPGTKPARFCIQCGLVKPDALIEIASIAHVGKKG from the coding sequence ATGCCCAAGACCGCCATCATTCCTCCCGGCACCAGCGTGCCGCTCGCACCCTACGTTCCGGGCACCCTGGCCGACGGCGTGCTCTACGTCTCGGGTACGCTGCCTCTCGACAAGGACAACAACGTCGTGCACGTGGGCGACGCGGCCGCGCAGGCGCACCACGTGCTGACCACCATCAAGGACGTCGTCGAAGCCGCCGGCGGCACCATGAACGACGTGACCTTCAACCAGATCATGATCAAGGACTGGGCCGACTACGCGAAGATCAACGCGGTGTATGCCGAATACTTCCCCGGCACCAAGCCCGCGCGCTTCTGCATCCAGTGCGGCCTCGTGAAGCCCGACGCGCTGATCGAGATCGCCTCCATCGCCCACGTCGGCAAGAAGGGCTGA
- the rutD gene encoding pyrimidine utilization protein D, whose protein sequence is MGTTLHYQVHGPSDAASTVLLSSGLGGSAGFWQPQLCALIAAGHRVVVYDQRGTGRSPADLPAPYAVADMARDVIEVMDATRTTRCHFAGHALGGLVGLQLALDEPSRIAQLVLINAWSKPNPHSARCFDARLALLGAIGARAYVEAQPIFLYPAAWAAAHAEHVQDEVDHAFAHFPGEANMRARIAALRAFDVDARLGDINVPVLVSAAKDDVLVPWTCSQRMGDALPNATLKLMGQGGHAHCVTEADAFNSTLLDFLSRPSA, encoded by the coding sequence ATGGGCACGACGCTGCATTACCAGGTCCACGGGCCGTCCGACGCGGCATCGACGGTGTTGCTGTCGTCGGGCCTGGGCGGCTCGGCCGGGTTCTGGCAGCCGCAGCTCTGCGCGCTGATCGCGGCGGGGCATCGCGTGGTGGTCTACGACCAGCGCGGCACCGGGCGCAGCCCCGCTGACCTGCCGGCGCCGTATGCCGTTGCCGACATGGCGCGCGACGTGATCGAGGTGATGGACGCGACGCGCACCACGCGCTGCCACTTCGCGGGCCATGCGCTCGGCGGCCTGGTGGGCCTGCAGCTCGCGCTGGACGAACCTTCGCGCATCGCGCAGCTGGTGCTCATCAACGCGTGGTCGAAGCCCAACCCGCATTCCGCGCGCTGCTTCGATGCCCGGCTCGCCTTGCTGGGCGCGATCGGCGCGCGAGCGTACGTCGAGGCGCAGCCGATCTTTCTCTACCCCGCGGCATGGGCCGCCGCGCATGCGGAGCACGTGCAGGACGAGGTCGACCACGCGTTCGCGCACTTCCCCGGCGAGGCCAACATGCGCGCGCGTATCGCCGCGTTGCGTGCCTTCGACGTGGATGCGCGCCTGGGCGACATCAACGTGCCCGTGCTGGTCAGCGCCGCCAAGGACGACGTGCTCGTGCCCTGGACCTGCTCGCAGCGCATGGGCGACGCCCTGCCCAACGCCACGCTGAAGCTCATGGGCCAGGGCGGCCACGCCCACTGCGTGACCGAGGCCGACGCCTTCAACAGCACCTTGCTCGACTTTCTTTCCCGCCCATCCGCATGA
- the rutB gene encoding pyrimidine utilization protein B encodes MGTKTNTTLTSTTPVGALRPPGAPAPRVLPARPEPLALHASDSALIVVDMQNAYATIGGYVDSAGFDISGAQGTIATIVRSIAAARASGMLVVFLQNGWDAAYVEAGGPGSPNWHKSNALKTMRAKPELAGRFLAKGGWDYELIPEIRPQPGDIVVPKTRYSGFFNSALDSTLRSRGIRHLVFTGIATNVCVESTLRDAFHLEYFAVMLEDATHELGGAAIQQAAVYNVETFFGWVSTVDAFCETFTPATP; translated from the coding sequence ATGGGCACCAAGACCAACACCACCCTCACATCCACCACGCCCGTCGGCGCTCTGCGCCCGCCCGGCGCGCCCGCGCCGCGCGTGCTGCCCGCGCGGCCCGAACCGCTCGCACTGCACGCCAGCGACTCCGCCCTCATCGTCGTCGACATGCAGAACGCCTACGCCACCATCGGCGGCTACGTGGACTCGGCCGGCTTCGACATTTCCGGCGCGCAGGGCACCATCGCCACCATCGTTCGCAGCATCGCGGCGGCGCGCGCGTCGGGCATGCTCGTCGTGTTCCTGCAAAACGGCTGGGACGCCGCGTATGTCGAGGCAGGAGGGCCCGGTTCGCCCAACTGGCACAAGTCGAACGCACTCAAGACCATGCGCGCCAAGCCCGAGCTCGCGGGACGCTTCCTGGCCAAGGGCGGCTGGGACTACGAGCTCATTCCGGAGATTCGACCGCAGCCGGGCGACATCGTCGTGCCCAAGACGCGCTACAGCGGTTTCTTCAACAGCGCGCTCGACAGCACGTTGCGCTCACGCGGCATCCGCCACCTGGTGTTCACCGGCATCGCCACCAACGTGTGCGTGGAGTCCACGCTGCGCGACGCCTTCCATCTCGAGTATTTCGCGGTGATGCTCGAAGACGCCACGCACGAACTCGGCGGCGCCGCAATCCAGCAGGCGGCCGTCTACAACGTCGAGACTTTCTTCGGCTGGGTGTCGACGGTCGATGCGTTCTGCGAGACCTTCACACCTGCCACCCCGTGA
- the rutR gene encoding HTH-type transcriptional regulator RutR — protein MPKTKALAAASTTHTPPPALKRAKPAVRSAASVKRRLRQIEDKRSAILGAALGLFSRFGLHGTSIDQVAARADVSKSNLLYYFASKEDLYVNVLRDLLALWLEPLRGFSEEQDPAEAIGDYIRRKLVVSRDRPDASRLFCLEMIQGAPLLRDELDRELRTLVERKSEVIRAWVKAGKLAPVDPHHLIFALWAITQHYADFGVQVQALTGHTLDDDAFFEQTVQNVQRIVLDGITPVGNP, from the coding sequence ATGCCGAAGACCAAGGCGCTGGCCGCAGCCAGCACCACCCACACCCCGCCGCCGGCGCTCAAGCGCGCGAAGCCGGCCGTGCGCAGCGCCGCGTCGGTGAAGCGCCGCCTGCGCCAGATCGAGGACAAGCGAAGCGCCATCCTGGGCGCGGCGCTCGGCCTGTTCTCGCGCTTCGGATTGCACGGCACCTCCATCGACCAAGTGGCCGCGCGCGCCGATGTGTCCAAGAGCAACCTGCTCTATTACTTCGCGAGCAAGGAAGATCTCTACGTCAACGTGCTGCGCGACCTGCTCGCGCTGTGGCTCGAACCGCTTCGCGGCTTCAGCGAAGAGCAGGACCCGGCCGAGGCCATCGGCGACTACATCCGCCGCAAGCTCGTGGTGTCACGCGACCGGCCCGATGCGTCGCGCCTGTTCTGTCTTGAAATGATCCAGGGCGCGCCGCTGCTGCGCGACGAGCTCGACCGCGAGTTGCGCACGCTGGTGGAGCGCAAGTCGGAAGTGATCCGCGCGTGGGTGAAGGCGGGCAAGCTCGCACCGGTCGATCCGCACCATCTGATCTTCGCGCTGTGGGCCATCACGCAGCACTACGCCGACTTCGGCGTGCAGGTGCAGGCGCTGACGGGGCACACGCTCGACGACGACGCGTTCTTCGAGCAGACGGTGCAGAACGTGCAGCGCATCGTGCTCGACGGCATCACGCCGGTAGGCAATCCTTAG
- a CDS encoding isopenicillin N synthase family dioxygenase encodes MLTSIPLIDLAGNLDPTQPVARDAAARLHDALSTIGFAYIGGHTVRRSTRDAAFAASRDFHASPLERKQSLAINAAHRGYMGMATSTIVTSSVAKVTKPNMSESLMLMHELPPDDPGLLAGLPMQGPNQWPDWLPGFRSAMTQYVSEVDALGRYIVRLIAMSLGLEATALDHYFDHPTTFLRALHYPPQPPVDDDQMGSAPHTDYGIITLLAQDDSGGLQVRPRGGDWIEAPPIPDTYVLNVGDMLARWTNDRFVSTPHRVINRSGGDRYSLPYFLDPSMDALIECLPTCTDAKHPPRHEPVTYGQYLMERLDKNYAYRKAPATTV; translated from the coding sequence ATGCTGACCTCCATTCCCCTGATCGATCTCGCCGGCAACCTCGACCCCACGCAACCCGTGGCAAGGGATGCCGCCGCGCGCCTGCACGACGCACTGAGCACCATCGGCTTCGCCTACATCGGAGGCCATACGGTGCGGCGCAGCACACGCGATGCGGCCTTTGCGGCCTCGCGCGACTTTCATGCGTCGCCCCTGGAGCGCAAGCAGTCGCTGGCCATCAACGCCGCGCACCGCGGCTACATGGGCATGGCCACGTCCACCATCGTCACGTCCTCGGTGGCCAAGGTCACCAAGCCCAACATGAGCGAGTCGCTGATGCTCATGCACGAGCTGCCGCCCGACGATCCGGGCCTGCTCGCAGGGCTGCCGATGCAGGGTCCCAACCAATGGCCCGACTGGCTGCCGGGCTTCAGGAGCGCCATGACGCAGTACGTGAGCGAGGTCGACGCGCTGGGTCGCTACATCGTGCGCCTCATCGCGATGAGCCTGGGCCTGGAGGCCACGGCGCTCGACCATTACTTCGACCATCCCACCACGTTCCTGCGCGCATTGCACTACCCGCCGCAGCCGCCCGTCGACGACGACCAGATGGGCTCGGCGCCGCACACCGACTACGGGATCATCACGCTGCTCGCGCAGGACGACAGCGGCGGCCTGCAGGTGCGCCCGCGCGGCGGCGACTGGATCGAGGCGCCGCCCATTCCCGACACCTACGTGCTCAACGTGGGCGACATGCTCGCACGCTGGACCAACGACCGCTTCGTGTCGACACCGCACCGCGTCATCAACCGCTCGGGCGGCGACCGCTACTCGCTGCCCTATTTCCTCGACCCCAGCATGGACGCGCTCATCGAGTGCCTGCCGACCTGCACCGATGCGAAGCACCCGCCGCGCCACGAGCCCGTGACCTACGGCCAATACCTCATGGAGCGGCTCGACAAGAACTACGCGTACCGCAAGGCGCCGGCCACCACCGTCTGA
- the rutA gene encoding pyrimidine utilization protein A, translating into MNVGIFIPIGNNGWLLSENAPQYKPTFELNKEITLKAEHYGVDFALSMIKLRGFGGKTEFWDHNLESFTLMAGLAAVTSKIKLFATAASLVMPPAIVARMSSTIDSISNGRFGLNLVTGWQRPEYSQMGLWPGDQFFGTRYEYLSEYIQVLRDLWGRGQSDFKGEHFKMDDCRLSPRPQADMKVICAGQSDAGMAFSAKYADYNFCFGKGINTPKAFAPAAEKLIEAAAKTGRHVTTYVLMMLIADETDDAARAKWEHYKAGADQEAIAWLGAQGAADTKSGADTNVRQMANPTSAVNINMGTLVGSYESVARMLDEMAEVPGTEGVLLTFDDFLQGVEAFGERIQPLMKSRAHVRSPVPSRVEAERLAA; encoded by the coding sequence ATGAACGTCGGCATCTTCATTCCCATCGGCAACAACGGTTGGCTGCTTTCCGAGAACGCGCCGCAATACAAACCCACTTTCGAGCTCAATAAGGAGATCACGCTGAAGGCTGAGCACTACGGCGTGGACTTTGCCCTGTCGATGATCAAGTTGCGCGGCTTCGGCGGCAAGACCGAGTTCTGGGACCACAACCTCGAGTCGTTCACGCTGATGGCCGGCCTGGCGGCCGTGACCAGCAAGATCAAGCTCTTCGCCACAGCCGCCTCGCTCGTGATGCCGCCAGCCATCGTGGCGCGCATGAGCAGCACCATCGACTCGATCTCCAACGGCCGCTTCGGCCTCAACCTCGTCACGGGCTGGCAGCGCCCCGAGTATTCGCAAATGGGCCTGTGGCCGGGCGACCAGTTCTTCGGCACGCGCTACGAATACCTTTCCGAATACATCCAGGTCCTGCGCGACCTGTGGGGCAGGGGCCAGTCCGATTTCAAGGGCGAGCATTTCAAGATGGACGACTGCCGCCTGAGCCCCCGGCCGCAGGCCGACATGAAGGTGATCTGTGCGGGCCAGAGCGACGCGGGCATGGCCTTTTCGGCCAAGTACGCCGACTACAACTTCTGCTTCGGCAAGGGCATCAACACGCCCAAGGCCTTCGCGCCCGCCGCGGAGAAGCTCATCGAGGCCGCGGCCAAGACGGGCCGCCACGTCACCACCTACGTGTTGATGATGCTCATCGCCGACGAGACGGATGACGCCGCGCGCGCCAAGTGGGAGCACTACAAGGCCGGCGCCGACCAGGAAGCCATCGCGTGGCTCGGCGCGCAGGGCGCGGCCGACACCAAATCGGGCGCCGACACCAACGTGCGTCAGATGGCCAACCCGACCTCAGCCGTGAACATCAACATGGGCACGCTCGTCGGGTCTTATGAGAGCGTGGCGCGCATGCTCGACGAAATGGCCGAAGTGCCCGGCACCGAAGGCGTGCTGCTGACCTTCGACGATTTCTTGCAGGGCGTGGAAGCGTTCGGCGAACGGATTCAGCCGCTGATGAAAAGCCGTGCCCATGTCCGAAGCCCCGTGCCTTCGCGCGTCGAGGCCGAGCGGCTCGCCGCCTGA